Proteins from one Planctomyces sp. SH-PL62 genomic window:
- a CDS encoding two-component system sensor histidine kinase NtrB encodes MGHPITGTVVDSPSAPKEPALDSSSDGPAPSALPFDPDLARRLREQNAQIAQLAGGLAHEIRNPLSTLSLNLDLLAEDFQDAETPRERRAGTRIERLKREARRLQDILENFLRFARLQDLRPTEVDLNAVVEEMCDFYEPQASTRGVVVRTHFAPDIPKTSLDADAFKQAVLNLMLNAEHAMPDGGELILTTRRDGPCVVLDVIDTGCGMTEDVRSKIFDPFYSTRKGGSGLGLPTTRNIIEAHGGSIEVQSVPNRGSRFSIRLPTSSRFSPDAVDRSDPDEP; translated from the coding sequence ATGGGACACCCCATCACCGGAACGGTCGTCGACTCGCCCTCGGCGCCCAAGGAACCCGCCCTGGACTCGTCCTCCGATGGACCCGCCCCCTCGGCGCTCCCTTTCGACCCCGATCTCGCCCGTCGGCTCCGCGAGCAGAACGCTCAGATCGCGCAGCTCGCCGGCGGCCTCGCCCACGAGATTCGCAACCCGCTCTCCACCCTTTCGCTCAATCTGGACCTCCTGGCCGAAGACTTCCAGGACGCCGAGACGCCCCGCGAGCGTCGGGCGGGGACCCGGATCGAGCGGCTCAAGCGCGAGGCGAGGCGGCTCCAGGACATCCTGGAGAACTTCCTCCGATTCGCGCGGCTCCAGGACCTGCGACCGACCGAGGTCGACCTGAACGCGGTCGTCGAGGAGATGTGCGACTTTTACGAGCCGCAGGCTTCGACGCGGGGCGTGGTGGTCCGCACCCACTTCGCCCCCGACATCCCGAAGACGTCGCTCGACGCCGACGCTTTCAAACAGGCGGTCCTCAACCTGATGCTCAACGCCGAACATGCGATGCCGGACGGCGGAGAGTTGATCCTCACCACCCGCCGCGACGGCCCCTGCGTCGTGCTCGACGTCATCGATACGGGCTGCGGGATGACCGAGGACGTCCGGTCGAAGATTTTCGACCCGTTCTACTCCACGAGGAAGGGGGGGAGCGGATTGGGGCTCCCCACCACGCGGAACATCATCGAGGCGCACGGCGGATCCATCGAGGTCCAGAGCGTCCCGAACCGGGGCTCGCGATTCTCGATCCGGCTCCCGACCTCCTCGCGATTTTCCCCCGACGCGGTCGATCGGTCGGATCCCGACGAGCCCTGA
- a CDS encoding polysaccharide pyruvyl transferase family protein, which translates to MSSFSPFDFSLPEEVERDLQGSEFIYCTNPGNAGDCVIACASHRYFDRKGWKYKVVPPNVEPSETNGRVLVYAGGGNLIDMYSQARSFLAKHLAGAKQFILLPHTVRGNEELLASLDDRCTIIAREETSYRHLLQHVTRAKVFLGHDMAFSLDVKGLREDGARRFWPLFSTKDLVWRNTKRMIRQVNRLAQAKGNRKLLSSFRMDIERTDVAIPPANIDVSRAFASDDLMPLNCFETSYRMIKFLDGFQQIDTNRLHVAICGALLGKDVILHANSYSKNEDIYRHSMAGRFPSVVWKG; encoded by the coding sequence ATGTCCAGCTTCTCGCCGTTCGATTTTTCGCTCCCCGAGGAAGTGGAACGGGATCTCCAGGGCTCGGAGTTCATCTACTGCACGAATCCCGGCAACGCGGGCGACTGCGTCATCGCCTGCGCGTCCCACCGGTATTTCGATCGCAAGGGATGGAAGTACAAGGTCGTCCCGCCCAACGTCGAGCCGAGCGAGACCAACGGACGGGTCCTGGTCTACGCGGGGGGCGGCAATCTGATTGACATGTACTCGCAGGCCAGGAGCTTCCTCGCCAAGCATCTCGCCGGCGCCAAGCAGTTCATCCTGTTGCCCCACACGGTGCGGGGCAATGAAGAACTCCTCGCCTCGCTGGACGACCGATGCACCATCATCGCGCGTGAAGAGACCTCCTATCGCCACCTGCTCCAGCACGTCACCAGGGCGAAGGTGTTCCTGGGGCACGACATGGCGTTTTCGCTGGACGTCAAGGGCCTCCGGGAGGATGGCGCGCGGCGGTTCTGGCCCTTGTTCTCGACCAAGGATCTGGTCTGGCGAAACACCAAGCGCATGATCCGCCAGGTCAACCGGCTGGCCCAGGCGAAGGGGAACCGAAAGCTCCTGTCGTCGTTCCGGATGGACATCGAACGCACCGACGTCGCGATCCCCCCCGCCAACATCGACGTCTCCCGGGCCTTCGCCTCCGACGACCTGATGCCGTTGAACTGCTTCGAGACGAGCTATCGTATGATCAAGTTCCTCGACGGCTTCCAGCAGATCGACACGAATCGGCTGCACGTGGCCATCTGCGGGGCGTTGCTGGGGAAGGACGTGATCTTGCACGCCAACTCGTACAGCAAGAATGAGGATATCTACCGCCACTCCATGGCCGGGCGATTCCCCTCGGTGGTCTGGAAGGGGTGA
- a CDS encoding glycosyltransferase family 25 protein: MSRLLDLFDQVYVVNLPSRADRRKEMAAQLERVGSSLVGRNVSLFPAIRPESADGFPSIGARGCFLSHLNILRDADARGLNRILILEDDLDFAPDFLQREGEVARLLEDAGWGLFYGGYVLIEPIGSAASGPVHALASTQGVRTTHFVGFQGEAIAEVITHLEAILTRTPGDPEGGPMHVDGAYSRFRAGHPDCRTLLATPELGDQRASRTDIHELQWYDRTPLIRNLVAILRRGRNREAS, from the coding sequence ATGAGCCGGTTGCTTGATCTCTTCGATCAGGTGTACGTCGTCAACCTCCCGTCGCGGGCCGATCGTCGGAAGGAGATGGCGGCGCAGCTGGAACGGGTCGGTTCCAGCCTCGTCGGTCGCAATGTGAGCCTCTTCCCGGCGATCCGCCCCGAATCAGCGGACGGCTTCCCGTCGATCGGCGCCAGGGGCTGCTTCCTCAGCCATCTGAACATTCTTCGCGACGCGGACGCCCGGGGCCTGAATCGGATCCTGATCCTGGAAGACGATCTCGACTTCGCGCCGGACTTTCTCCAACGCGAGGGCGAGGTGGCGAGGCTCCTGGAAGACGCCGGCTGGGGCCTGTTCTACGGCGGGTACGTGCTGATCGAGCCGATCGGCTCCGCCGCCTCGGGCCCCGTCCACGCGCTGGCTTCGACGCAGGGGGTGAGGACGACGCATTTCGTGGGCTTCCAGGGGGAAGCGATCGCCGAGGTGATCACGCACCTGGAGGCCATCCTCACCCGCACACCGGGCGATCCCGAAGGGGGCCCCATGCACGTCGATGGGGCTTATTCGAGATTCCGAGCAGGCCATCCCGACTGCCGGACCTTGTTGGCTACGCCCGAGTTGGGGGATCAGCGCGCCTCGCGGACCGACATTCACGAGTTACAATGGTATGATCGGACTCCGCTGATCCGCAACCTGGTGGCGATCCTGAGGCGGGGGCGGAACAGGGAGGCGTCTTGA
- a CDS encoding sigma-54-dependent transcriptional regulator, with amino-acid sequence MDQQIRVLVVDDDEPHAEAVAESLARVGYECVVATSGREGLRQIEEQSFDIIISDLIMDGVGGLEILAKAKRELPDAEVVILTGHGTIKTAVTAMQAGATTYLTKPLDIGELRTVVDKASQSQRLARSNIELQKQLNEKFGFEGVVGNSAAMHTVVARLRQIAPTSASVLITGESGTGKELVAKALHNNSPRRYKPFVALNCAALSDNILESELFGHVKGAFTGADRERKGWFEHANGGTMFLDEVGDIPLGTQVKLLRTLENGEIVRVGTNEPVKVNVRLISATNRDLAEGIASGSFRQDLYHRLKVVSVKLPPLRERREDVDLLIDHFLKEYTASHGKKITSITPAARKLLRHYSWPGNVRELKNVVESMVVIDFDGVVDVDDLTEDLQSGLTGDAADVHEGVDAFVGKSLEDIEKHYITETLKLTAGNREEAAKLLGIGERTLYRKLKEYSS; translated from the coding sequence ATGGACCAGCAGATCCGCGTCCTGGTGGTCGACGACGACGAGCCCCACGCCGAGGCCGTGGCCGAGAGCCTGGCGCGCGTCGGCTACGAATGCGTCGTCGCGACCAGCGGTCGCGAAGGCCTCCGCCAGATCGAAGAGCAGAGCTTCGACATCATCATCTCCGACCTCATCATGGATGGGGTCGGCGGGCTGGAGATCCTCGCCAAGGCGAAGCGAGAGCTTCCCGACGCCGAGGTCGTCATCCTGACCGGGCACGGCACGATCAAGACGGCCGTGACCGCGATGCAGGCCGGCGCGACGACCTACCTGACGAAGCCCCTCGACATCGGCGAACTCCGCACCGTCGTCGACAAGGCGTCGCAGTCGCAGCGGCTGGCCCGCTCGAACATTGAGCTTCAGAAGCAGCTCAACGAGAAGTTCGGCTTCGAGGGGGTCGTGGGGAACTCGGCGGCGATGCACACCGTGGTCGCCCGTCTCCGGCAGATCGCCCCGACCTCGGCGTCGGTGCTCATCACCGGCGAGAGCGGCACCGGCAAGGAGCTGGTCGCCAAGGCGCTCCACAACAACAGCCCCCGGCGCTACAAGCCGTTCGTGGCTCTGAACTGCGCCGCGCTCAGCGACAACATCCTGGAGAGCGAGCTGTTCGGACATGTGAAAGGGGCCTTCACCGGGGCCGACCGCGAGCGCAAGGGATGGTTCGAGCACGCCAACGGCGGGACCATGTTCCTCGACGAGGTCGGCGACATCCCGCTGGGCACCCAGGTCAAGCTCCTGCGGACCCTTGAGAACGGCGAGATCGTCCGCGTCGGCACCAATGAGCCGGTGAAGGTGAACGTCCGCCTGATCTCGGCGACGAATCGGGACCTGGCCGAGGGGATCGCCTCGGGGTCGTTCCGCCAGGATCTGTACCACCGGCTGAAGGTCGTCAGCGTCAAACTCCCCCCGCTTCGAGAGCGCCGGGAGGACGTCGACCTGCTGATCGACCACTTCCTCAAGGAATACACCGCCTCGCACGGCAAGAAGATCACGTCGATCACCCCGGCCGCCCGGAAGCTCCTGCGGCATTACTCCTGGCCGGGCAACGTGCGCGAACTGAAGAACGTCGTCGAGAGCATGGTCGTGATCGACTTCGACGGCGTCGTGGACGTCGACGACCTGACCGAGGATCTCCAGTCGGGCCTGACGGGAGACGCCGCCGACGTGCACGAGGGGGTCGACGCCTTCGTCGGAAAGTCGCTCGAAGACATCGAGAAGCATTACATCACCGAGACCCTCAAGCTCACCGCCGGCAACCGCGAGGAGGCCGCCAAGCTCCTGGGGATCGGCGAGCGGACGTTGTACCGGAAGCTCAAGGAATACTCGTCCTAG
- the acs gene encoding acetate--CoA ligase: protein MALENPSGGGSIKSVLQETRVFPPPADFAAAAEFKSLDEYQAVWDRAKEDPEAFWAEQASSLDWFQTWDQVLDWNPPFAKWFVGGKLNASYNCVDRHCNGPDKNKAALIFEGEPGDRRVLRYQDLLREVSKFANVLKAQGVKKGDVVALYLPMIPELVIAALACARIGAPHTVVFGGFSSEALAGRIQDCKAKLLVTADGGWRRGKIVPLKVNADGAAKECPTLTGVIVYKRTGHEIDWTPGRDHWWHELEANVSPECPAEPLDSEHPLFILYTSGSTGKPKGILHTTGGYLLQAGLSTKWVFDLKPDDTYWCTADVGWVTGHSYLAYGPLSQGATCVMYEGAPNWPDEARFWKIIEDYRVTILYTAPTAIRAFMKWGEQHPRKHDLSSLRLLGSVGEPINPEAWMWYHEVIGGGRCPIVDTWWQTETGAIMIAPLPGATPTIPGSATRPLPGIVPEIVTKDGKPVGDNEGGFLVISKPWPAMLRTIFGDDERYKSQYWSDVPGKYFTGDGARRDEHGNYWILGRVDDVLNVAGHRLSTMEIESALVSHPAVAEAAVVGKPDEIKGQGIACFVTLDSSQAPSDKLKQELRAHVAKEIGALARPDDIHFTDSLPKTRSGKIMRRLLRDIAAGVESTGDTSTLEDIGVLAQLRKQEQQDEE, encoded by the coding sequence ATGGCCCTCGAGAATCCCAGCGGCGGTGGATCGATCAAGAGCGTCCTTCAGGAAACGCGGGTCTTCCCCCCCCCCGCCGACTTCGCCGCGGCAGCCGAGTTCAAGAGCCTGGACGAATACCAGGCGGTCTGGGACCGGGCCAAGGAAGACCCCGAGGCCTTCTGGGCCGAGCAGGCTTCCTCGCTCGACTGGTTCCAGACCTGGGACCAGGTGCTCGACTGGAACCCGCCGTTCGCCAAGTGGTTCGTGGGCGGCAAGCTCAACGCCTCGTACAACTGCGTCGACCGCCACTGCAACGGGCCGGACAAGAACAAGGCGGCCCTGATCTTCGAGGGCGAGCCCGGCGACCGCCGCGTGCTCCGCTATCAGGACCTGCTCCGCGAGGTCAGCAAGTTCGCCAACGTCCTGAAGGCCCAGGGCGTCAAGAAGGGGGACGTCGTCGCCCTCTACCTGCCGATGATCCCCGAGCTGGTGATCGCGGCCCTGGCCTGCGCCCGGATCGGGGCGCCCCACACCGTGGTCTTCGGCGGCTTCAGCTCCGAGGCGCTCGCGGGGCGGATCCAGGATTGCAAGGCCAAGCTCCTGGTCACGGCCGACGGCGGCTGGCGGCGCGGGAAGATCGTCCCGCTCAAGGTGAACGCCGACGGCGCGGCGAAGGAATGCCCGACGCTCACCGGCGTCATCGTCTACAAGCGGACCGGACACGAGATCGACTGGACCCCCGGCCGCGACCACTGGTGGCACGAGCTTGAGGCCAACGTCTCGCCCGAGTGCCCCGCCGAGCCGCTGGACAGCGAGCACCCGCTGTTCATCCTCTACACCTCCGGGTCCACCGGGAAGCCCAAGGGCATCCTCCACACCACCGGCGGCTATCTCCTCCAGGCCGGCCTCTCCACCAAGTGGGTCTTCGACCTCAAGCCCGACGACACCTACTGGTGCACGGCCGACGTCGGCTGGGTCACCGGCCATTCCTACCTGGCCTACGGCCCGCTCTCCCAGGGCGCGACCTGCGTCATGTACGAAGGGGCCCCCAACTGGCCCGACGAGGCCCGGTTCTGGAAGATCATCGAGGACTACCGGGTCACGATCCTCTACACCGCCCCCACCGCCATCCGGGCGTTCATGAAGTGGGGCGAACAGCACCCCAGGAAGCACGACCTGTCGAGCCTGCGGCTCCTGGGATCGGTCGGCGAGCCGATCAACCCCGAAGCCTGGATGTGGTATCACGAGGTCATCGGCGGCGGCCGTTGCCCGATCGTCGACACCTGGTGGCAGACCGAGACCGGCGCGATCATGATCGCCCCCCTCCCCGGCGCCACCCCCACCATCCCCGGCTCGGCGACCCGGCCCCTCCCCGGCATCGTCCCCGAGATCGTCACCAAGGACGGCAAGCCGGTCGGCGACAACGAAGGGGGCTTCCTGGTCATCTCCAAGCCCTGGCCGGCGATGCTCAGGACCATCTTCGGCGACGACGAGCGCTACAAGAGCCAGTACTGGAGCGACGTGCCGGGCAAGTACTTCACCGGCGACGGCGCCCGCCGCGACGAGCACGGCAACTACTGGATCCTGGGCCGGGTGGACGACGTCCTGAACGTCGCCGGCCACCGGCTCTCCACCATGGAGATTGAGAGCGCGCTGGTGAGCCATCCGGCCGTCGCCGAGGCCGCCGTGGTCGGCAAGCCCGACGAGATCAAGGGCCAGGGGATCGCCTGCTTCGTCACGCTGGATTCGAGCCAGGCCCCCAGCGACAAGCTCAAGCAGGAGCTTCGCGCCCACGTCGCCAAGGAGATCGGCGCCCTCGCCCGGCCCGACGACATCCACTTCACCGACTCGCTCCCCAAGACCCGCAGCGGCAAGATCATGCGGCGGCTGCTCCGCGACATCGCCGCCGGCGTCGAGAGCACCGGCGACACCTCCACCCTGGAGGACATCGGCGTCCTCGCCCAGCTCCGCAAGCAAGAGCAGCAGGACGAGGAATGA
- the rseP gene encoding RIP metalloprotease RseP — protein MIWLWNIAKVALGLGFVIFIHELGHFLLAKWNGVKVEKFSIGFGKTIFGFTRGETEYVLAAIPLGGFVKMLGEGGEAGEGPPDAAAASDPRAFNNKSVGARMAIISAGVIMNLILALFCFAYVFGQEREKLSARVGAVLAGSPAFEAGLRPGDEIIGIDDRRDVGFQDLMKAVNLSTQGQVVNFHVQRPGVDAPLDMPIQPRRDATSDRPTIGVRPGAALDVVDYQAPAGTADPATLPWPAAPVRAEVLAITAAAPAGETPTPLATNEEFQQLSTKYRDRPLDVVLQPRMIDGKPIEGAPSDLKTTLPPNHLVDLGLRFAVEPIRAIQKGSPAEAAGFRVGDRIVKVDGSEDLDPIRLSLECFDRAGSPTTFEVQRTADGEKAPETVTLTATPDDTAPTFNPMKLSPGEDFQVPGLGICFPFRPVVQAVAPGSPADKAGLKAGDVLEAVAIPATRGRPREGASPSDENWLVPREQTMRFDDGSTTWPFVFGLIQSLPRQAVSLTVHGRSEPVSIQPEVVPDRYVPDRGLAFVDAFKTLPALGFADAMREGLNETVENVAVMYATLRSLFTGRVSVTNLGGPILISRVAYAQAKAGFSEFVGFLGFISINLAVLNFLPIPPLDGGQMVFLVAEKVRGRPLPDSALIAGTYVGLLMVLCLMVFATYQDVFRLLKEFFL, from the coding sequence GTGATCTGGCTCTGGAACATCGCGAAGGTCGCGCTCGGGCTCGGGTTCGTCATCTTCATCCATGAACTCGGCCATTTCCTCCTGGCGAAGTGGAACGGGGTCAAGGTCGAGAAGTTCTCCATCGGCTTCGGCAAGACGATCTTCGGATTCACGCGGGGCGAGACCGAGTACGTCCTGGCCGCGATCCCCCTGGGGGGGTTCGTCAAGATGCTGGGCGAGGGGGGCGAGGCCGGCGAAGGCCCGCCCGACGCCGCCGCCGCCAGCGACCCTCGCGCGTTCAACAACAAGTCCGTCGGCGCCCGGATGGCGATCATCTCGGCCGGCGTGATCATGAACCTGATCCTCGCCCTGTTCTGCTTCGCCTACGTCTTCGGCCAGGAGCGCGAGAAGCTCTCCGCCAGGGTCGGCGCGGTCCTCGCCGGTTCGCCGGCCTTCGAGGCGGGCCTCCGGCCGGGCGACGAGATCATCGGCATCGACGACCGCCGCGACGTCGGCTTCCAGGACCTGATGAAGGCCGTGAACCTCAGCACCCAGGGCCAGGTGGTGAACTTCCACGTCCAGCGGCCCGGCGTGGACGCCCCCCTGGACATGCCGATCCAGCCGCGACGCGACGCGACCAGCGACCGCCCCACCATCGGCGTCCGTCCCGGCGCTGCGCTCGACGTGGTCGACTATCAGGCGCCCGCCGGCACCGCCGACCCCGCGACCCTCCCCTGGCCCGCCGCCCCCGTCCGCGCCGAGGTCCTGGCGATCACCGCCGCGGCCCCGGCCGGAGAGACTCCGACGCCGCTGGCGACCAACGAGGAGTTCCAGCAGCTCTCGACGAAGTATCGCGACAGGCCCCTGGACGTCGTCCTCCAGCCCCGGATGATCGACGGCAAGCCGATCGAGGGCGCCCCCTCGGACCTGAAGACGACCCTGCCGCCGAACCACCTGGTCGACCTCGGACTCCGATTCGCCGTCGAGCCGATCCGCGCCATCCAGAAGGGCTCGCCGGCCGAGGCCGCCGGGTTCCGCGTCGGCGACCGGATCGTGAAGGTCGACGGCAGCGAGGACCTCGACCCCATCCGGCTGTCGCTCGAATGCTTCGACCGCGCGGGGTCGCCGACGACGTTCGAGGTGCAGCGGACCGCCGATGGCGAGAAGGCTCCCGAGACCGTCACCCTCACCGCGACGCCCGACGACACGGCCCCCACCTTCAACCCCATGAAGCTCTCGCCGGGCGAGGACTTCCAGGTCCCCGGCCTGGGGATCTGCTTCCCGTTCCGGCCGGTCGTCCAGGCCGTCGCGCCCGGCTCGCCGGCGGACAAGGCGGGCCTCAAGGCGGGCGACGTGCTCGAAGCCGTCGCCATCCCCGCGACCCGCGGGCGTCCTCGGGAGGGGGCGTCGCCGAGCGACGAGAACTGGCTCGTCCCGCGCGAGCAGACGATGCGGTTCGACGACGGATCGACCACCTGGCCGTTCGTGTTCGGCCTGATCCAGTCCCTCCCCAGGCAGGCCGTCTCCCTGACGGTCCACGGCCGGAGCGAGCCCGTCTCGATCCAGCCCGAGGTCGTTCCCGATCGGTACGTCCCCGACCGCGGCCTGGCCTTCGTCGACGCCTTCAAGACCCTGCCGGCGCTGGGATTCGCCGACGCCATGCGGGAAGGGCTCAATGAGACCGTCGAGAACGTCGCCGTCATGTACGCGACCCTCCGCAGCCTGTTCACCGGACGCGTGAGCGTGACGAACCTCGGCGGGCCGATCCTCATCAGCCGCGTCGCCTACGCGCAGGCCAAGGCGGGCTTCAGCGAGTTCGTGGGCTTCCTGGGCTTCATCAGCATCAACCTCGCGGTGCTCAACTTCCTGCCCATCCCCCCGCTCGACGGCGGCCAGATGGTCTTCCTCGTGGCCGAGAAGGTCCGGGGCCGTCCCCTGCCCGACTCCGCCCTGATCGCCGGGACCTACGTCGGGCTGTTGATGGTCCTCTGCCTCATGGTCTTCGCCACCTATCAGGACGTCTTCCGGCTGCTCAAGGAATTCTTCCTTTGA
- the dxr gene encoding 1-deoxy-D-xylulose-5-phosphate reductoisomerase — translation MERGDSTTRVVVLGSTGSIGRSALDVIGCEGPARLRAHGLSAHSNWRRLADQARSSSPRFVVMTDDEPVAEVRRALRGTDVEVLSGRDGVIRMVQDESTDRVLDAIVGAAGLEGAWAALEAGKTVALANKETLVVAGPLVMDLARRRNARLLPVDSEHSAIFQALHAGDRREVKRVILTSSGGPFRGKTRRELGDVTPEMALKHPTWSMGPKISIDSATLMNKALEVIEARWLFDLEPDQIEVVIHPESTIHSMVEFVDGSVIAQLSPPDMRLPIQYALTFPDRHPCPGPRLDLTRPSAWHFEPPDRETFPALDLADEVMRRGGTAGAALNAANESAVGRFLGGEIGFLDIPRACRAALDHHEYDPRPTLDQLWKVDAKARLEVQRWTP, via the coding sequence ATGGAGCGAGGGGATAGCACCACGCGCGTCGTGGTCCTGGGCTCGACGGGCTCGATCGGCCGCAGCGCCCTGGACGTCATCGGATGCGAAGGGCCCGCGAGGCTGCGGGCGCACGGCCTCAGCGCGCATTCCAATTGGCGGCGGCTGGCCGATCAGGCCCGGTCGTCGTCGCCCCGGTTCGTGGTCATGACCGACGACGAACCCGTCGCCGAGGTCCGCCGGGCGCTCCGAGGTACGGACGTGGAGGTCCTCTCGGGCCGCGACGGCGTCATCCGGATGGTCCAGGACGAGTCGACCGACCGCGTGCTCGACGCGATCGTCGGGGCCGCCGGTCTGGAGGGGGCGTGGGCGGCGCTCGAGGCGGGCAAGACCGTCGCCCTGGCGAACAAGGAGACCCTCGTGGTCGCCGGGCCGCTGGTCATGGACCTGGCCCGCCGCCGGAACGCCCGGCTCCTCCCCGTCGACAGCGAACACTCGGCCATCTTCCAGGCCCTGCACGCCGGAGACCGCCGCGAGGTCAAGCGCGTGATCCTCACCTCCTCGGGGGGCCCCTTCCGCGGCAAGACGCGCCGGGAGCTGGGGGACGTGACGCCCGAGATGGCCCTGAAGCATCCCACCTGGAGCATGGGCCCCAAGATCTCGATCGACTCGGCCACGCTGATGAACAAGGCCCTGGAAGTCATCGAGGCCCGCTGGCTGTTCGACCTGGAGCCCGACCAGATCGAGGTCGTGATCCACCCCGAGAGCACCATCCACTCGATGGTCGAGTTCGTCGACGGCAGCGTGATCGCCCAGCTTTCGCCCCCGGACATGCGGCTGCCGATCCAGTACGCGCTCACCTTCCCCGACCGCCATCCCTGCCCCGGCCCGAGGCTCGACCTCACCCGGCCCTCGGCCTGGCATTTCGAGCCCCCCGACCGCGAGACCTTCCCGGCGCTCGACCTGGCCGACGAGGTCATGAGGCGCGGCGGGACCGCCGGGGCGGCGCTGAACGCCGCGAACGAGTCGGCCGTCGGCCGGTTCCTCGGCGGCGAGATCGGCTTCCTGGACATCCCCCGCGCCTGTCGCGCCGCGCTCGACCATCACGAATACGATCCCCGCCCGACGCTCGACCAGTTGTGGAAGGTCGACGCGAAGGCCCGCCTGGAGGTGCAACGTTGGACACCGTGA